A single window of Desulfovibrio sp. G11 DNA harbors:
- the tilS gene encoding tRNA lysidine(34) synthetase TilS — MNQPPRLQDLPRASALLCLEVERFCLHHLALPRGSSLVLALSGGADSTALAAILSLLVPRLHLKLRGLSINHGLRPEAKADAAHAQKTCSILGMPCAVREADVQGLATRCRMGEEEAGRTLRYALLEEERQTSGAHFIALGHHREDLSEDILLRLVRGTGWPALGGMPARDDKRRLLRPLLHCAPSALKDLLRHCGLDWCEDASNQSTIYRRNRLRLQILPLLRTENPALDRSLGHLWQLADMDRTYWQETLDAALRDNPWHMEEAAHDAQAGLNGQARTALTLPRALLRSLPAAARLRLYMRAVQHLCSAPDAEDDGLPDSMAQQTATTGQARAATLLALDHALEQGRGNTLFQLPGGIEAHLKGGSVRFLRSGAADGKRDAQ; from the coding sequence ATGAACCAGCCCCCACGCCTGCAGGACCTTCCCCGTGCCTCTGCCCTGCTCTGCCTTGAAGTAGAGCGCTTCTGCCTGCATCACCTGGCTCTGCCGCGCGGCTCAAGTCTTGTGCTGGCCCTTTCCGGTGGTGCGGATTCCACAGCGCTGGCCGCCATACTTTCCCTGCTTGTCCCCCGGCTGCACCTGAAGCTCCGGGGCTTGAGCATCAATCATGGCTTGAGGCCCGAAGCCAAGGCTGATGCGGCACATGCGCAAAAAACATGCAGCATCCTGGGTATGCCCTGTGCCGTGCGCGAAGCGGATGTGCAGGGCCTGGCCACCCGCTGCCGCATGGGCGAAGAAGAGGCCGGGCGTACCTTGCGATATGCCCTGCTTGAAGAAGAGCGACAGACGAGTGGCGCGCACTTTATCGCCCTCGGGCACCATCGTGAAGATCTTAGCGAAGATATCCTGCTGCGGCTTGTGCGCGGCACAGGCTGGCCTGCCCTTGGCGGCATGCCCGCGCGGGACGACAAACGCCGCCTGCTGCGCCCCCTGCTGCACTGCGCCCCCTCGGCCCTCAAAGACCTCTTGCGGCACTGCGGCCTTGACTGGTGTGAAGATGCCAGCAACCAGAGCACCATATATCGCCGCAACCGGTTGCGACTTCAGATACTGCCGCTGCTGCGGACGGAAAACCCCGCTCTGGACCGCAGCCTGGGCCACCTGTGGCAACTTGCCGATATGGACAGGACCTATTGGCAGGAAACCCTGGATGCCGCACTGCGCGACAATCCCTGGCATATGGAAGAAGCTGCGCATGACGCACAGGCTGGGCTGAACGGGCAGGCGCGCACGGCCCTCACCCTGCCCCGCGCCCTGCTACGGTCGCTGCCCGCTGCGGCCCGTTTGCGCCTTTACATGCGGGCAGTGCAGCACCTGTGTTCCGCACCTGATGCGGAAGACGATGGCTTGCCAGACAGCATGGCACAGCAAACAGCCACCACAGGGCAGGCCAGAGCGGCAACCTTGCTGGCTCTGGACCATGCGCTGGAACAGGGGCGCGGCAATACGCTTTTTCAGTTGCCTGGGGGCATTGAGGCTCACCTCAAGGGTGGGAGTGTCCGCTTTTTGCGCTCCGGCGCGGCGGACGGCAAGCGCGATGCGCAGTGA
- the dxs gene encoding 1-deoxy-D-xylulose-5-phosphate synthase, whose product MPEPAARDENPPASLLDGIERPSQLVGMDDVALAQLAGEVRQRIIDVVSRNGGHLAPSLGVVELTLALLSTFNIEEDKLVWDVGHQAYAHKLLTGRAQQFHTLRSFGGISGFPRMAESPYDHFGVGHSSTSISAALGMALARDLSGLKHHVLAVIGDGSLTAGEAFEGLNLAGHMGRRLIVVLNDNEMSISPNVGALSLFLSRTLSRRWVRQTRKEVLNFLRSIPRIGQKLAVYAMRGEWSFKSFFTPGMLFEAFRFNYIGPVDGHDLPSLRRHLQMAAAVEDGPVLLHVRTQKGKGYAPAEKNPTLYHGVGLFTPETGQPVPSTAKVPSFTGIFSKTLVELAENDERVIAITAAMPEGTGTDSFRQRFPDRFVDVGICEQHAVTFAAGLASQGFRPALAIYSTFLQRAYDQVVHDVCIQNLPVTLCVDRAGLVGEDGATHHGAFDIAYLRHIPQMSLLAPRNEDMLRHCLFTSLNHDGPCALRYPRGAGFGVPFDGLPRLLTPGRGDLLQDGENIAIIAVGNRAHPALEAAAQAEQALGFRPLVFDPVWLKPLPEEQLASIARRFDRILFVEEGVLAGGFSSAVLEFYADKGLLRGQCIKRLGLPDSFVEHGSQLRLRELVGLRTKNIAAAIVELAGQK is encoded by the coding sequence ATGCCGGAACCTGCCGCGCGGGATGAAAACCCGCCGGCTTCCCTACTTGACGGCATAGAGCGCCCCTCACAGCTTGTGGGCATGGATGATGTGGCGCTCGCGCAGCTGGCGGGCGAGGTACGTCAGCGCATTATCGACGTGGTTTCGCGTAACGGCGGCCATCTGGCGCCGTCTCTTGGTGTGGTGGAACTGACGCTGGCGCTTCTTTCCACCTTCAATATTGAAGAAGACAAGCTCGTGTGGGACGTGGGGCATCAAGCCTATGCCCACAAACTGCTTACCGGCAGGGCGCAGCAGTTCCATACCCTGCGCTCTTTTGGCGGTATTTCCGGTTTTCCACGCATGGCTGAAAGCCCTTATGACCATTTTGGCGTGGGGCATTCCTCCACATCCATTTCTGCCGCCTTGGGCATGGCTTTGGCCCGTGACCTTTCCGGACTCAAGCATCACGTGCTTGCCGTGATCGGCGACGGTTCCCTGACGGCCGGAGAAGCCTTTGAAGGGCTTAACCTGGCCGGGCATATGGGGCGTCGGCTTATTGTGGTGCTCAATGACAATGAAATGTCCATTTCGCCCAATGTGGGGGCGCTTTCGCTTTTCCTGAGCCGCACACTTTCGCGGCGCTGGGTGCGGCAGACCCGCAAAGAAGTGCTCAACTTCCTGCGCTCCATACCCCGTATCGGTCAAAAGCTGGCTGTATACGCCATGCGCGGTGAGTGGAGCTTCAAGTCTTTCTTTACGCCGGGCATGCTGTTTGAGGCGTTTCGTTTCAACTATATCGGCCCTGTGGACGGGCATGACCTGCCGAGCCTGCGCCGCCACCTGCAAATGGCCGCAGCTGTCGAGGACGGCCCCGTGCTGCTGCATGTGCGCACACAAAAAGGCAAGGGCTATGCCCCGGCAGAAAAAAATCCGACCCTCTATCACGGAGTGGGCCTGTTCACGCCCGAAACCGGTCAGCCGGTTCCTTCCACGGCCAAAGTACCGTCATTTACCGGAATTTTCAGTAAAACTCTGGTAGAACTTGCTGAAAATGATGAAAGAGTCATCGCGATTACGGCTGCCATGCCCGAAGGGACCGGTACAGACAGTTTTCGTCAGCGGTTTCCTGACCGCTTTGTGGACGTGGGCATTTGCGAGCAGCATGCCGTAACCTTTGCCGCCGGGCTTGCCAGTCAGGGATTCAGGCCGGCGCTCGCCATCTACTCCACATTTTTGCAACGTGCTTATGATCAGGTGGTGCACGACGTCTGCATACAGAATCTGCCGGTCACGCTTTGCGTGGACCGTGCAGGGCTTGTGGGCGAGGACGGTGCCACCCATCACGGAGCCTTTGACATCGCCTATCTGCGGCATATCCCGCAAATGAGCCTGCTGGCTCCCCGCAACGAGGACATGTTGCGGCACTGTCTGTTCACCTCTTTGAATCATGATGGTCCCTGCGCATTGCGCTATCCCAGAGGGGCGGGCTTTGGTGTGCCTTTTGACGGCCTGCCGCGCCTGCTCACTCCCGGCAGGGGAGATCTGCTTCAGGATGGAGAAAATATCGCTATTATTGCCGTGGGTAACCGCGCCCACCCCGCGCTGGAGGCGGCGGCGCAGGCAGAACAGGCGCTGGGCTTCCGTCCGCTGGTTTTTGATCCCGTGTGGCTCAAGCCTTTGCCTGAGGAACAGCTGGCCTCCATTGCGCGCCGCTTTGACCGCATACTTTTTGTGGAAGAAGGCGTTCTGGCTGGCGGTTTTTCTTCAGCAGTGCTGGAATTTTATGCGGATAAGGGGCTGTTGCGTGGTCAGTGCATCAAACGCCTTGGCCTGCCTGACAGTTTTGTGGAACACGGCAGCCAGTTGCGGTTGCGTGAACTGGTGGGCCTGCGCACAAAAAATATTGCTGCTGCCATTGTGGAACTGGCAGGGCAGAAGTAG
- a CDS encoding polyprenyl synthetase family protein has protein sequence MMPVSRMKELLRERGQMVEENLAVCLDGRAVPQRLKDSMLYSLQAGGKRLRPVLCLSAAALCGLPLRDALPFASAIEMIHTYSLVHDDLPAMDDDDLRRGKPSNHKAFDEATAILAGDGLLTDAFLMMCRSPLAPPRVLRAISELALAAGSSGMVGGQEWDMIFTGKDLVSIEDLRGIHAMKTGALLRASCVCGAMLAGASDEDLAAIGSYGAALGVAFQIADDILDVVADTATLGKPVGSDAAQGKKTYPALLGLDQSRALAREQAEKAKAALAGFSGDEADFLRALADYTVTRAA, from the coding sequence ATGATGCCAGTATCCCGGATGAAGGAACTTTTGCGCGAACGCGGGCAAATGGTGGAAGAAAATCTTGCCGTCTGTCTTGACGGCCGTGCTGTGCCGCAGCGCCTCAAGGACTCTATGCTGTACAGCCTCCAGGCTGGCGGTAAACGCCTGCGCCCTGTACTCTGCCTGAGCGCTGCCGCCCTGTGCGGTCTGCCGCTGCGCGATGCTTTGCCCTTTGCCTCGGCCATCGAGATGATTCATACCTATTCGCTGGTACATGATGATCTTCCGGCTATGGATGATGACGACCTGCGCCGTGGCAAGCCTTCAAACCACAAGGCATTTGACGAGGCCACAGCCATTCTTGCGGGTGATGGTCTGCTGACGGACGCATTTCTGATGATGTGCCGCAGCCCCCTGGCCCCACCGCGCGTGTTGCGGGCCATCAGCGAACTGGCCCTGGCCGCCGGCTCTTCCGGCATGGTGGGCGGGCAGGAATGGGACATGATATTTACCGGCAAGGACTTGGTATCCATTGAAGACCTGCGCGGCATTCACGCCATGAAGACAGGCGCGCTGCTGCGGGCTTCCTGTGTATGCGGGGCCATGCTGGCCGGGGCTTCGGATGAAGACCTGGCTGCCATCGGCTCCTATGGCGCAGCCCTTGGCGTGGCGTTTCAGATTGCCGATGACATCCTTGACGTGGTGGCTGACACCGCCACTCTGGGCAAACCCGTGGGCAGCGATGCAGCCCAGGGCAAGAAGACCTATCCCGCCCTGCTGGGGCTTGACCAGAGCCGTGCTCTGGCGCGGGAGCAGGCCGAAAAGGCCAAGGCCGCACTTGCGGGCTTCAGCGGGGACGAGGCGGATTTTTTGCGTGCATTAGCTGACTATACGGTCACCAGGGCGGCCTGA
- the ccsA gene encoding cytochrome c biogenesis protein CcsA has translation MISPEFSTGVTLLLYGLASVSGIVGMVARSPFWRKLGCWLAGAGFIFQTISLATGFHKALPGGLSLGAYLQLMAWFVVLCGLVAWGKLRQEAPLIFAAPLGLMLFAMSAPYLEAVVQVPPSLKAPFYALHIGTLFLSLALLALAFAAGALFIFLEARIKSKQYMKGFWQDMPALTMLDKINAFTTVVAYPLYTLGIISGLVWAKPVFGATVTGDPKEVISIVIWMLFSALFNNRITKGWRGRKPARLAVFIFILCLFSIIVVNTFMETHHAFIRR, from the coding sequence ATGATCTCCCCTGAATTTTCCACCGGCGTCACGCTGCTGCTCTACGGCCTTGCCAGCGTGTCCGGCATAGTCGGCATGGTAGCGCGCAGCCCTTTCTGGCGAAAACTTGGCTGCTGGCTGGCGGGCGCGGGCTTTATTTTTCAGACCATCTCTCTGGCCACAGGCTTTCACAAGGCCCTGCCCGGCGGGCTGAGCCTTGGCGCATACCTGCAGCTTATGGCCTGGTTTGTGGTTTTATGCGGGCTTGTGGCCTGGGGCAAGCTCCGGCAGGAGGCCCCGCTTATCTTCGCCGCGCCTCTGGGGCTTATGCTTTTTGCCATGTCGGCCCCGTACCTCGAAGCAGTGGTACAGGTTCCGCCTTCGCTCAAGGCGCCTTTTTACGCCCTGCACATAGGCACACTTTTTCTGAGCCTGGCCCTGTTGGCCCTGGCTTTTGCGGCCGGAGCGCTTTTTATTTTTCTGGAGGCGCGCATCAAGAGCAAGCAATACATGAAGGGCTTCTGGCAGGATATGCCCGCCCTCACCATGCTTGACAAAATCAATGCCTTCACTACGGTTGTGGCCTACCCTCTTTATACTCTGGGCATAATTTCAGGCCTTGTATGGGCCAAACCCGTATTTGGCGCGACTGTTACGGGCGACCCCAAGGAAGTGATCAGCATCGTCATATGGATGCTGTTTTCTGCTCTGTTCAACAACCGGATCACCAAGGGGTGGAGAGGCCGAAAACCGGCACGACTGGCTGTTTTTATTTTTATTTTGTGTCTTTTTTCAATCATTGTGGTGAATACCTTTATGGAGACGCACCACGCATTCATCCGGCGCTGA
- a CDS encoding M23 family metallopeptidase has protein sequence MKNIFYIHLAYRAFAALLPVLLALVVFSGGPALAAPQISLEAPATVARGDAFLALALSSEAVPAFSFSWMGKKHTVTALPVASAPGAAQRWQAVILLPVPLDARESDLTLGVSLATGQGGGKKSGVAAQVVTQGISLYDKDRPVQKLTVDKKYVNPPAAQMERIKADRELVRKTLAEYTPERLWTLPFDRPVPGGVSSLFGLKRVFNGQPRGLHRGLDLRGTEGTPIVACADGRVALTGDLYFSGNVVYINHGEGVFTAYLHMSKILVAQGQPVRKGEVIGLVGATGRVTGPHLHLSLLVQGVSVDPQPFLAVNPAADAALPAASGMAAQDAKTGK, from the coding sequence GTGAAAAATATCTTCTATATACATCTTGCGTACAGGGCTTTTGCCGCACTGCTGCCTGTGCTGCTTGCATTGGTGGTTTTTTCCGGCGGCCCGGCTCTGGCTGCTCCGCAGATAAGCCTTGAGGCCCCTGCCACAGTAGCCAGAGGCGACGCCTTTTTGGCTCTGGCCCTCAGCAGTGAGGCTGTTCCGGCATTCAGCTTCAGTTGGATGGGGAAAAAGCACACGGTTACGGCATTGCCTGTAGCGTCTGCCCCCGGTGCGGCACAACGCTGGCAGGCCGTTATTCTTCTGCCCGTGCCTCTGGACGCCAGGGAAAGTGACCTCACCCTTGGGGTGAGCCTTGCAACAGGGCAGGGCGGTGGTAAAAAATCCGGCGTTGCCGCGCAGGTTGTCACACAAGGCATCAGCCTTTATGACAAAGACCGCCCGGTCCAGAAGCTCACGGTGGACAAAAAATACGTTAACCCGCCTGCGGCACAGATGGAGCGCATCAAGGCCGACAGGGAGCTTGTGCGCAAGACCCTTGCGGAGTATACGCCCGAGCGTCTGTGGACGCTGCCGTTCGACAGGCCCGTTCCCGGCGGCGTTTCGAGCCTTTTTGGCCTGAAGCGCGTGTTTAACGGCCAGCCGCGCGGCCTGCACCGGGGGCTGGACCTGCGGGGCACTGAAGGCACACCCATAGTTGCCTGCGCCGATGGCAGGGTAGCCCTGACCGGGGATTTGTACTTCTCGGGCAATGTGGTGTACATCAATCACGGCGAAGGGGTTTTCACTGCCTATCTGCACATGTCAAAAATTCTGGTCGCGCAGGGCCAGCCTGTACGCAAGGGCGAGGTCATCGGCCTGGTAGGGGCCACTGGCCGCGTTACCGGGCCGCATTTGCATCTTTCTTTGCTGGTACAGGGTGTGTCTGTTGACCCACAGCCTTTTCTGGCTGTAAACCCCGCCGCAGATGCAGCGCTCCCGGCTGCTTCGGGCATGGCTGCGCAAGACGCCAAAACAGGAAAGTAG
- a CDS encoding glycosyltransferase family 9 protein, protein MAAFLVLQAARFGDVVQTGRLLHGLAARGQVHLAVDESLVALARLLYPFAQIHGLHLHGCDENGILQKNRPVLAQWRHENFSIVYNCNFSGLTAALCRIFEPEQVQGYRPAPGGIWRSPWARMAFRLSERRVLSPLNLVDFWAFFGPDPLRPQQVNPEATPGGQGLGVVLAGRESRRSLPIPLLADVVRTTFSAMGGPRVLLFGTAAEQPAARRLLRLLPAKMQDRVEDLSGKTGWPGLVTAVQGLDAVITPDTGTMHLAARLGVPVLAFFLSSALAHETGPYGQGHFVWQASRACAPCLETVPCPYNVACLEPFRSRELLRSLTLALAGDAGRAVLPDGLQLWRSQVDSLGTVLRLKSGKDPHAERRQRVREYLASFLRLSPPGAVDTPPPVIAGEKTAYPSGAAGDEGVDQWLCGDADWMLPPERYR, encoded by the coding sequence ATGGCGGCATTTCTGGTGCTTCAGGCAGCGCGTTTCGGCGATGTGGTGCAAACAGGGCGTTTGTTGCATGGCCTCGCGGCGCGCGGGCAGGTACATCTGGCGGTGGATGAAAGCCTGGTTGCCTTGGCGCGCCTTCTCTACCCTTTCGCGCAGATACACGGCTTGCACCTGCACGGCTGCGACGAAAACGGAATTTTACAAAAAAACAGGCCTGTATTGGCGCAATGGCGGCATGAAAATTTCAGCATCGTCTATAACTGCAATTTCTCTGGCCTCACTGCTGCCCTGTGCCGGATTTTTGAGCCGGAGCAGGTGCAGGGCTACAGGCCGGCACCCGGCGGCATATGGCGTTCGCCGTGGGCGCGGATGGCATTTCGTCTGAGCGAGCGGCGTGTGCTTTCGCCTCTCAATCTTGTGGATTTCTGGGCGTTTTTTGGTCCTGACCCTCTGCGGCCCCAACAGGTGAATCCTGAGGCAACGCCCGGCGGTCAGGGGCTTGGCGTGGTGCTTGCCGGCCGCGAATCACGCCGGTCGTTACCCATACCTTTGCTGGCAGATGTAGTGCGCACGACGTTTTCGGCTATGGGCGGGCCGCGTGTGCTGCTTTTCGGTACAGCGGCGGAACAGCCCGCCGCCCGCAGGCTGCTGCGTCTGCTGCCCGCAAAAATGCAGGACAGGGTGGAAGACCTGAGCGGAAAGACCGGCTGGCCCGGGCTTGTGACTGCCGTGCAGGGGTTGGATGCCGTCATTACGCCGGATACGGGAACCATGCATCTGGCTGCGAGGCTCGGCGTACCCGTGCTGGCTTTTTTTCTGTCTTCGGCCCTGGCACACGAAACCGGGCCTTACGGGCAGGGGCATTTTGTCTGGCAGGCCTCGCGCGCCTGCGCGCCCTGTCTTGAAACGGTCCCATGCCCTTACAATGTGGCCTGTCTTGAACCTTTCCGCAGTCGGGAACTGCTGCGCTCATTGACGCTTGCCCTGGCCGGTGATGCAGGGCGTGCGGTTTTGCCCGATGGTCTGCAATTGTGGCGCAGCCAGGTGGATAGTCTGGGTACGGTGCTGCGCCTGAAATCCGGTAAAGATCCGCATGCCGAGCGGCGTCAGCGGGTGCGGGAATATCTGGCCTCTTTTTTACGCCTGTCTCCACCCGGAGCAGTGGATACGCCGCCTCCGGTCATCGCGGGCGAAAAAACGGCGTATCCGTCGGGCGCGGCTGGTGACGAAGGGGTTGATCAATGGCTGTGCGGCGATGCGGACTGGATGTTGCCGCCGGAACGATACCGCTGA
- the xseB gene encoding exodeoxyribonuclease VII small subunit codes for MSAKNDNLFEKKLARLQEIVGALESGDLPLEKGMALYKEGATCARYCRQQLDKARHELEIWQDGQANPMSSQGHTAGEYPDDEAEEAEEA; via the coding sequence ATGAGCGCCAAAAACGACAATCTTTTTGAAAAAAAACTGGCCCGGCTTCAGGAAATCGTCGGCGCGCTGGAGTCCGGCGACCTGCCGCTTGAAAAGGGCATGGCCCTGTATAAAGAAGGCGCCACATGCGCACGCTATTGCCGCCAGCAGCTTGACAAGGCCCGCCATGAACTGGAGATATGGCAGGATGGTCAGGCAAACCCCATGAGTTCCCAGGGCCATACGGCCGGGGAATATCCCGATGATGAAGCGGAAGAAGCCGAGGAAGCGTAG
- a CDS encoding precorrin-2 dehydrogenase/sirohydrochlorin ferrochelatase family protein, producing METPAARPAFYPLFLSLEGMRCLVAGLGQVGRRKLEGLLACGPAFVLVLDIDEPSPGDTALQDLLRQGNVRFERRACVENDMQGMALVFATTGNDAENRRIAAICRRNGVLCNCASTPEEGSFQVPAVARKTPLAAALSTGGASPALARRWKGELVCWLAPRARMACLMGRLRPLVLALGGETGQNTELFRKLAASPLQQWLEEKEMENCRQWLLAELPTELHAHIAELLYDLP from the coding sequence ATGGAAACACCCGCAGCCAGGCCGGCTTTTTATCCACTCTTTCTTTCCCTTGAAGGCATGCGCTGCCTTGTGGCGGGCCTTGGTCAGGTAGGCCGCCGCAAGCTGGAAGGACTGCTGGCGTGCGGCCCGGCTTTTGTGCTTGTACTGGATATTGACGAACCTTCGCCCGGCGATACAGCCCTGCAAGACTTGCTGCGCCAGGGCAATGTGCGCTTTGAACGCCGCGCCTGCGTGGAAAACGACATGCAGGGCATGGCCCTTGTGTTCGCCACAACAGGCAACGATGCGGAAAACAGGCGTATCGCCGCCATCTGCCGCCGCAACGGTGTATTGTGCAACTGCGCAAGCACCCCGGAAGAAGGCAGTTTTCAGGTTCCTGCGGTGGCCCGCAAAACGCCCCTGGCGGCGGCGCTTTCAACAGGTGGCGCAAGCCCGGCCCTGGCCCGGCGCTGGAAAGGCGAACTGGTCTGCTGGCTGGCTCCGCGGGCGCGCATGGCCTGCCTGATGGGCCGCCTGCGGCCGCTTGTCCTTGCTTTGGGCGGCGAGACAGGGCAGAATACTGAGCTGTTCCGGAAACTGGCGGCCTCTCCCCTGCAGCAATGGCTGGAGGAAAAGGAAATGGAAAACTGCCGCCAGTGGCTGTTGGCGGAATTGCCAACGGAACTGCACGCTCATATAGCGGAGTTACTTTATGATCTCCCCTGA
- the hemA gene encoding glutamyl-tRNA reductase codes for MDCDIFLVGLNHRTAGVDVRERFALANHCDEEHWALPCTGAVSESIILSTCNRVEILAAGTGEVAEQVLRNWAGARKSDVEDLRPYVYVHKNLEAVRHLFSVASSLDSMVLGEPQILGQLKTAYRKAVKSRATGVILNRLLHKAFSVAKRVRTETAVASSAVSISYAAVELAKRIFGDMRAHKAMLVGAGEMAELAAMHLLQAGIADILVANRTLVRGQELAKQFNGHAIPFEDMPRHLLDVDIIITSTGSQEPIIRARDIRAALKIRKNRPMFFIDIAVPRDIDPDVNGLDNVYLYDIDDLKEVVEENLATRRDEAAKAAEIVNEEVVQFSRWLASLDMQPTIVDLIKKGQRAAEEELAKTLKRLGPVDDNTREALEAMAGALVRKLNHDPIMFLKHGGMSQEGNGPRISIMRRIFNLDKTGCIYSEEN; via the coding sequence ATGGACTGTGATATCTTTCTTGTGGGCCTGAATCACCGCACCGCCGGAGTGGATGTGCGCGAACGCTTCGCCCTGGCCAATCATTGCGATGAGGAACACTGGGCTTTGCCATGTACCGGCGCGGTGAGCGAGAGTATTATACTCTCTACCTGTAACCGCGTGGAAATCCTGGCCGCCGGAACCGGCGAAGTGGCGGAACAGGTACTGCGCAACTGGGCCGGAGCGCGAAAAAGTGACGTTGAGGATCTCAGGCCCTACGTCTATGTGCATAAAAATCTTGAGGCGGTACGGCACCTGTTTTCCGTGGCATCAAGCCTGGATTCAATGGTGCTGGGCGAACCCCAGATTCTCGGGCAGTTGAAAACAGCCTACCGCAAGGCTGTCAAAAGCCGCGCCACTGGGGTCATCCTCAACCGTCTGCTGCACAAAGCTTTTTCGGTGGCAAAAAGAGTACGTACTGAAACAGCCGTGGCTTCCAGCGCGGTTTCCATCAGCTATGCCGCCGTGGAACTGGCAAAACGCATTTTCGGCGACATGCGCGCCCACAAGGCCATGCTTGTGGGCGCGGGTGAAATGGCCGAACTGGCCGCCATGCATCTGCTCCAGGCCGGGATTGCCGACATACTTGTAGCCAACCGCACCCTTGTGCGCGGGCAGGAACTGGCAAAACAGTTCAACGGGCACGCCATACCTTTTGAAGATATGCCCCGCCACCTGCTGGATGTGGACATCATCATCACTTCCACCGGTTCGCAGGAACCAATTATCCGCGCCCGCGACATCCGCGCCGCCCTCAAGATCCGTAAGAACAGGCCCATGTTTTTTATTGATATTGCTGTTCCCCGTGACATTGATCCCGACGTTAACGGTCTGGACAACGTGTACCTTTATGACATTGACGACCTCAAGGAGGTTGTTGAAGAAAACCTCGCCACCCGCCGTGATGAAGCGGCCAAGGCGGCGGAAATCGTCAATGAGGAAGTGGTGCAGTTCTCCCGCTGGCTTGCCAGCCTGGACATGCAGCCCACCATTGTGGACCTTATCAAAAAAGGCCAGCGCGCCGCGGAAGAAGAACTGGCAAAAACCCTCAAGCGGCTCGGCCCTGTGGACGACAATACGCGTGAGGCTCTTGAAGCCATGGCGGGCGCACTGGTACGCAAGCTCAACCACGACCCCATCATGTTTCTGAAACACGGCGGCATGTCGCAAGAAGGCAACGGGCCGCGCATAAGCATAATGCGCCGTATTTTCAATCTGGATAAAACAGGCTGTATTTACTCGGAGGAAAACTGA